tgaaataatTTATCAGCTATTATTTAACTGCTGAGGCAACCTTAAATATCGATGACACATTCTATCAACATTTAACTGTAAATATGATGCTACATCTACCTTTTAAACACTTTCATTTCATTAGTTAATAAATTGTGAGGTTAATATCAAGAACAGATCCACTGACTTCGTGGGCTcagatttgtttaaaaatgttacaTTCTTGTCtaaaaatatacaatatttCTGAAAATAAATGAGTCCATATCCCAGTTATGTCACCACAGGTGCTCTCAAAATGACTTACCACTACTATAACACAGCTGAATAACATTTTAAACCTGTTACTTAAGGTTGCATTTAATTGTGAGAGGACAAATGACACTTCTGTGTTGGTAGTGCAAGGGGGAAAAACAGTTTAATCAGTGATCAATATTGAAAATCACATGGCTATTATCTACATGATTCTGATATTACCTtgtacaaaatgaaaatatgcaAAGACCACCCAATCCCCCTCGAAACACACTCACATGAAAGGGAAAAGGAGAGGTAAAACAAACTGTGAAACCCAAGATGAGCTACAGGGACAGTCTTACTACATACATTACCACAGAGCTTATGTCAAACAGTGTACAATATGCACACTTGGGGGAAAGTACAAAATTGAAAAGGTATCATTTCTGAGGATTGATGCAAATTTGACATCTAttgcaaaaacatatttaactGGCTGTGTGAAggtataaatacattttaggtGTAGATCCATGAATCAACATCTTCACAAGAAGAAAGCATAAATTGTTCCATCCAGGTAGCGCCAAAGGAGGGTAGGAGGCCTGAGGGGGTCGGGGTTCTCATGAGTTCATTGTTCAAACCTCCATAAGTTTATCAAAAAGTCTGAGAAAAGGTCGCTTCTCAAAAGCCTTTCATCTAGAGATGATACAAAGGGGACTTCTTATCTCACAACAAAGCAGGCCACGGGACACAAGTTTGTCTGTCAAGGAGCAGAGATACAGGTTGAGTCCTCCAGTGTATGCTCACATCGTCTTTTCACTGGTTGTTTTTGGCTTTGGCGTGTGTGAGGATGTGAGACTTCAGGTTGGTTGACTGGGCAAATTTTTTGTTGCAGCCGTCAAAGGGGCATACATACGGGCGGTCTCCAGTGTGAATACGCACATGTGTGCGCAGGTTAAAGTCCAGAGAGAACCGCTTGCCACAGCCCTCAAATGTGCACTGCAGACGAGAGAAATGGAGTTAACATTGCTGCATGTCTCAGCCTGGATCACAGATTAACTAATATCATTTCAACTGCTCATATTTAACATGACGCAGCAAGGTTTGCCTATACTTACTCTTACACAAAGTCAGTTTACATTTCTGTATATACATTCAAATTTTAATGTTCCTTCCCCTAATAAAGCAAAGTAAAATTATGCAGCTTTCTCCAGAGGAAGAAAAATAGTGTGAAGGAACTGACCTGGaaaggtttctctcctgtgtgtacGAGTTGATGCCTCTTCAGTTTTGAACTTTCTACGAAGGCTTTGCCGCACTCTGCGCATACGTGCACACGGGGCCCGTGGGTATGCAAGTGCTTTCTCATTGCCGAGTTGTCCCTGAACATCTTGGTACATCCCTGTGGAAGAGAGAGACAAGATGAAGCCTATCACTCAGGAAATACAGTGTAGCCGGAGCAACTGAATGTCAGCTCTTCATACCACTGTAATAAACACAAGCATGTCTCAGTTGGGTAAAGCCGATACTAAAGACATAACATACAACTGAGTAAGCATCTGGTCATTTATGTACGTTAACCTTCCTCTTTTGCACAAAAAGGTATAAAGTGGTGTAATAAACAGAACACTTCACTCACTTTGTGTGGACAGGCTATCGTCCTGGGTGCGTCATCTTCTTTCACTTTTCTTGGCTTCATTCTGCAACAGAAATAAAAGTAGTCCCATTATTATAGTACGCCAGAAGAAACtgcagtatagtatgtcatagcAAAGTCATAGAAAGGTCATGTTACAAAACGATTATGGTATAATataccataaaaatgtcattaaaaacagtcatagtatagtaacacatcaaaatgtcattaaaagtcgtagtatagtatggcataaaattatcattaaaaaaactcatagtcatagtatggtaaggcatcaaatgtcataaaaaaaatcatagtatgctacaaaaaatgccataaaaaaagCACAGTATAAattaaatgtcataaaatggTGGGcataaaatttcatcaaaagtcatagcataatatggcaaaaaaatataatttaaaaaaagtcatagtattgtatggcataaaaaatataaaaatttcatggtatggtatgtatcagttgtcaaaatatcattaaaaccCCCATAGTataaaatggcataaaaatatcACTAGAAAAGTCAAAtcatagtatgtcacaaaaatgtcgTAGTATGCTATAAAAATGCCATATAAAATTCACAGTATAGTATAACTTAAACATAtcataaaaataagataaaataagccATTGtttagtatggcataaaaaatatagtacagtttgacattaaaaaaaaaaaaaaaaaaaagtcatagtatagtatgtcacacaGAATGtcacataaaatgtcataaaaagtggtGTAAAAATATCTCAGTATAGCATggcataaaaatattttaaaaaccattgtatagtatgccaataaataaataaatatatagataaataaatcaTAACAAAATCATTAGTATGCcccataaaaaaaatctttcaaatGGCCTATTATAGTATATAACACTATAGTATCTCATAAATTAGTCATAAAAATGAAGAGTATAGTACAGTACGTTATTTTTCTCAAAGTGCACCCCACAGGCCAATGGTGGCcctcaaaaacattttgtgcagCCCCTTCACATGACCTGAAATTAATACATTATACTTCTATCATCCATCAATAATTTCACATTCAATAGCTTATATTTAATACACTTCACAGCTACTGCTTCAAACTGCGCCCCACTACCAAATCCATCAGATTAGAAATGACAACTAGTAGCACCCCATGGGTGCAGTTTTCCTCTAGAGCCCTTAATCATATGCTGGCTCAATTAAAACTTTGAGAACCCCTATTACACAGTTTTTACCCAGCCACTGCACTCCTGAAACAGACAAGCACTAAGACATGTTTACTttagaaacacaacaaacaaaactcctGGTAAAATTTGAATGTTTAATGGACCAGGCCTCCTGTGTATTTACCTACATACTACTTTCAACACAGCACTGCAAATAAACTGAGCAGCTTATGTTGGTTAAAAATATGAATTGCTTTATTTCTTTCACaccctcagtttttttttttaaaatatgttcctTTTAAGTGAGGCAAATGTTTGAAAACTGTTGTCTGAATACTATATTTATCATGGCACAGCCAGCCTACTTACCGTGCAAACTCTGCCAGCTGTTTGGGGTCTGAAAGGTCAATGCCTGGGATGCCTCCAGGAGGAAGCTTCTTCCCTGTCATGTATTCAGAATAATCTGGAGGAGAGTTTTCACCAGTGATTTGCTCCTCGTGGTCAATGTCCTTCTTGTCATCTGAATGTGAGGGACAGATAGATAGGTAGGTGTTGATAAGACAGTAGCAGAACATGTGGAAAGAATTGACTTAAGCTATCTAGAGCGAAACCTTTATTACATCACCTCAGCCTTCAAAGTATTTTGTTCCAGTCTATTACTTATTCACTACTAATGGAAACATATGACAGGAAATACAGACTTTGGCTGGAAGGTGTACATTTACCAAACATATGTTGAAGACATAACCACCAAATATGCTActgtgctttttaaaattaacaCAGAGGGAAATATGGGATTCAAAAAACTctatttcaccttttttaaatgcagaatGCTAATAGTTAagcacatgaatgcacacaCTTGTCTTAACCTTACATTTTaattatgtttgtattttaaaaaaaaagtcatcgtttCAATATAATGTTTTACATAGCCActagataattaaaaaaattggTATAATGTTATTACTCGTTTGAAATTGTCTTTTCCATGGCTGATGCACAGCACTAGGAAACAGAGAACTACTTTGGAAATAGGATCTAGTTCGCTTGAACCATACAAACATACGTGGTGTGTTTAAAGCCTCGGCAATGTAAATTATGAGGGGTTCCTGAAGGCACCACCAGCACTGCCGTTGAACTGAACTGCGCCACAGCGGCCTAGCGGAGCCAGCTGCACTCGCTCCCACTCTCGCCGCCATCTTCGTCGGCCAAATAAACGCCATTTTTTCGGGCCGCCATACTTTCTAGACCGGGGAAATATGGCGGCGCCCATCGacacataaaacatggcttcccataaaaacaaaaacatttcaaatggaTTTTAAGTGGCTCGGAGTTGGGAAATAGTTCCTACTTTAGCGGAGGACAAGGCCCCAACTGGGCCCTGTCACCGGCCACACACGCTGAGAACAAAGCGAGGGGCCAGCTTGAAAGAATTCACTCAGGACTCTGAACTTACCCGATGCCCACATAGTCACTGAAAACTCCCCCTCCAGAGTCTTTATCTGGACCTGCTTCTGCTCCCATTTCCTGCCCATTTCTCCCCCGCTCAGGTAGCTCTTTTTGCCCGATTTCTTTCCGCTTCCAGCCCTCTTCATCCGGCCTGTCGACGAGCTTTTCCCGGCGACAGTAACCAGAGTCTGTTCGATATAGTCCTCCTCCACGGCGGGTACTGGGATGAGGATTTGGTCCTCAAAGCCATCATCCGTGTGCAGTTCAGAGTCATCCTCACCCACCACCTCTTCTCGTGTTTGCACCAGAATCACCTCTTGGTGCGGGTGAATCGAGTTTGGATCATCCGTGTCAAGAGGCTGTAAGGCGATCATGGGCTGGTGTTCACCGTCGTCTCCAACAACTGTTGTCTCGATTGTCTCTACTTCTATTTCATGCAGCTCCACTATTTCCGCCGGCATTTCTGACCCGTCCGTCTCAATGTACAGGGTGTCCCCCGACGCCATGATCAATGCTGTATTTCCTCCTGCTTATATGCTATATTTTtgcactctctctttccctcctgtCTCCACTCAgccttcctcctccctctccgaCAACAACTCTACACTGCTGTACTCTCGCCGCCAC
This Epinephelus lanceolatus isolate andai-2023 chromosome 15, ASM4190304v1, whole genome shotgun sequence DNA region includes the following protein-coding sequences:
- the yy1a gene encoding transcriptional repressor protein YY1a, with translation MASGDTLYIETDGSEMPAEIVELHEIEVETIETTVVGDDGEHQPMIALQPLDTDDPNSIHPHQEVILVQTREEVVGEDDSELHTDDGFEDQILIPVPAVEEDYIEQTLVTVAGKSSSTGRMKRAGSGKKSGKKSYLSGGEMGRKWEQKQVQIKTLEGEFSVTMWASDDKKDIDHEEQITGENSPPDYSEYMTGKKLPPGGIPGIDLSDPKQLAEFARMKPRKVKEDDAPRTIACPHKGCTKMFRDNSAMRKHLHTHGPRVHVCAECGKAFVESSKLKRHQLVHTGEKPFQCTFEGCGKRFSLDFNLRTHVRIHTGDRPYVCPFDGCNKKFAQSTNLKSHILTHAKAKNNQ